Proteins from one Bombus affinis isolate iyBomAffi1 chromosome 1, iyBomAffi1.2, whole genome shotgun sequence genomic window:
- the LOC126916454 gene encoding transcription initiation factor TFIID subunit 1 isoform X4 — translation MLKNMANFNYNKMADSEEENDKDITSGINMTGFLFGNIDDNGQLEDDILDPEAKQHIASLNRLGLSSFIREMMQNDDITEEKENESNDKPEEKNDMIDEKDTSYVKKSPSALDFFDINELAEDEREESGKQDMFEVKTEKENADYDADDEEVVNKSDTQLMPPPPIPEEKEALTAEEAEAARQRKLETPLASMLPSKYANVDVTELFPDFRANKVLRFSRLFGPGKPSSLPQIWKGVKRRRKKKRHHDIRDSDSGSDQEEKKAKFKGWVMQYGPDPTPDMCRSDDETKLLMPVEDKEQVDKSGETGENGDMGPKVADWRFGPAQLWYDMLQVPETGDGFNYGFKIVDKLDEQSNKDNKDTKDTNDEFSDDAFLMVSQLHWEDDVIWNGDDIKHKVLQKLNSKNNAAGWVPSSGNRTAQAFSQPGKGAPVPVASNVRLATSQITTPLHMQSQKTKLNMNKGNQQQNREENYDDTWYSIFPVENEELVYGLWEEEVIWDPENMKKIPKPKILTLDPNDENIVLGIPDDIDPALVHKDNGPQPKVKIPHPHVKKSKLLLGKAGVINVLEEDTPPPPPKSPDRDPFNISNDTYYMPRSSETTLRLKVGGGNLIQHSTPVVELRVPFVQTHMGQIRLRNFHRPPLRRFSHGPLAHPGPHSVLPLIKHIKKKAKQREQERIASGGGDVFFMRTPEDLTGKDGELVLIEFSEEHPPLMNQVGMCSKVKNYYKRKAGKDQGPQKYKYGETAYAHTSPFLGILTPGQSIQAVENNMYRAPIYEHKIPETDFLVIRTRQQYYIREMDALFVAGQECPLYEVPGPNSKRANNFVRDFLQVFIYRLFWKSNDTPRRIKMDDIKKAFPSHSESSIRKRLKLCADFKRTGMDSNWWVIKPDFRLPTEEEIRAMVSPEQCCAYFSMIAAEQRLKDAGYGEKFLFTPQDDDDEEMQLKMDDEVKVAPWNTTRAYIQAMKGKCLLQLAGPADPTGCGEGFSYVRVPNKPTISKEEQEAQPKRTVTGTDADLRRLSLNNAKALLRKFGVPEEEIKKLSRWEVIDVVRTLSTEKAKAGEEGMTKFSRGNRFSIAEHQERYKEECQRIFDLQNRVLSSNEVLSTDEGESSEEDSSDIEEMGKNIENMLSNKKTSTQLSLEREEQQRHELRKMLMGEVQEQDKKSKEKKKDDEEDSPVNNFNSQQGRVLKIYRTFRNPEGKEYTRVELVRKSAVIDTYIKIRNSKDEAFIKQFATLDEAQKEEMKREKRRIQEQLRRIKRNQERERMLGGPMAGNNASLSNIFDRSNTNTPTTTSSNNLKLKCGACGNVGHMRTNKACPLYQNSITTAPVNVAMTEEQEEEIEKQLNTDDQDLVNVDGTKVKLSSKLIKHAEEMKRRTLLLKVPKEAVSSKKRRRATGDDHCDYLKRQQRPANRRRTDPVVVMSTMLESILNEMRDLPDVQPFLFPVNAKAVPDYYKIIQRPMDLQTIRENLRLKKYQSREEFLADVNQIVENSTLYNGSKSSLTVAAKRMLETCVERLGEKEDRLMRLEKAINPLLDDNDQVALTFILDNVVNNKLKSMTEAWPFLKPVNKKLVKDYYNVIKRPMDLETISKKVSAHKYHNRHEFLRDIEQILENCTVYNGKESPFTQKAELLVKVCKETLDEYDEHLTQLENNILLVQKRAMEQADIDPSWLGPDEENYTIVEPEFRGSQTSSPENPFGKSNMDDFDFVDVEGDMEGDGSRSVNSKKKDVLEEDLQFSSEDEFDEVPFGTDEQSENAEMETLELNEVREGTESGVVLADDDSQQAAEAMVQLGNVGFYMADQQLLQQDESMDVDPNYDPSDFLLAGLPARDEKSENKIQDDLAVSESDDDTENNAKQKQKTPQQLPQPEEDVGGDLWF, via the exons ATGTTAAAGAACATGGCG aattttaattataacaaAATGGCCGACTCTGAGGAAGAAAATGATAAAGACATAACGTCTGGAATCAATATGACTGGTTTTTTGTTTGGGAACATTGATGACAACGGTCAACTGGAAGATGATATTCTTGATCCAGAGGCAAAGCAACATATAGCTTCGCTGAATAGGCTTGGATTAAGTTCGTTTATTCGTGAAATGATGCAAAATGATGATAttacagaagaaaaagaaaatgaatctaatgataagcctgaagaaaaaaaTGATATGATTGATGAGAAAGATACCAGTTACGTTAAGAAATCACCTAGTGCTCTTGACTTTTTTGATATAAATGAATTAGCAGAGGATGAAAGAGAAGAGAGTG GTAAACAGGACATGTTTGAAGTAAAAACTGAAAAGGAAAATGCTGATTATGATGCTGATGATGAAGAGGTTGTTAATAAATCTGATACACAATTAATGCCACCTCCTCCAATTCCTGAAGAAAAAGAAGCACTTACTGCAGAAGAAGCAGAAGCTGCACGTCAGCGTAAATTAGAAACCCCTCTTGCTTCTATGCTACCATCAAAATATGCCAATGTTGATGTTACTGAATTATTTCCTGATTTTCGAGCTAATAAAGTGTTAAGGTTTTCGAGATTATTTGGTCCAGGAAAACCTAGTAGTCTTCCACAAATATGGAAGGGTGTTAAAAGGAGACGTAAAAAGAAACGACATCATGATATTAGAGATTCTGACTCTGGCTCTGATCAGGAGGAAAAAAAAGCAAAGTTTAAA ggCTGGGTGATGCAATATGGTCCAGACCCAACACCAGATATGTGTCGTTCTGATGATGAAACAAAGTTATTAATGCCAGTAGAAGATAAAGAACAAGTTGATAAATCAGGTGAAACTGGAGAAAATGGAGATATGGGGCCAAAAGTTGCAGATTGGCGGTTTGGTCCTGCACAGCTTTGGTATGATATGCTTCAAGTTCCAGAAACTGGGGATGGTTTTAACTATGGATTTAAAATCGTTGACAAG TTAGATGAACAAAGCAATAAAGATAATAAAGATACCAAAGACACTAATGATGAATTTTCTGATGATGCATTTTTAATGGTATCACAATTACACTGGGAAGATGATGTCATATGGAATGGTGATGATATAAAGCATAAG GTATTACAGAAATTAAATAGTAAAAATAATGCAGCTGGATGGGTACCATCCAGTGGGAACAGAACTGCTCAGGCATTCAGTCAACCAGGCAAAGGAGCACCTGTACCAGTCGCATCAAACGTTCGATTAGCCACTTCGCAAATTACAACTCCGTTACACATGCAATCTCAGAAAACTAAATT GAACATGAATAAAGGGAATCAACAACAAAATCGGGAAGAAAATTACGATGATACTTGGTACTCTATTTTTCCTGTAGAAAATGAAGAATTGGTGTATGGTCTTTGGGAAGAAGAAGTAATCTGGGATCCTGAGAATATGAAGAAGATACCAAAGCCTAAAATTCTTACTTTGGATCCAAATGATGAGAATATTGTTCTTGGTATTCCTGATGACATAGATCCAGCACTGGTTCATAAAGATAATGGACCTCAACCAAAAGTAAAAATACCTCATCCTCATGTGAAGAAAAGTAAATTATTGCTAGGAAAAGCTGGAGTAATTAACGTATTGGAAGAAGACACTCCACCTCCACCACCAAAATCACCTGACAGAGATCcatttaatatttcaaatgatac ATACTATATGCCGCGATCGTCAGAAACAACATTACGATTAAAAGTTGGAGGTGGAAATTTGATACAACATAGTACGCCAGTAGTAGAATTACGTGTTCCATTTGTTCAAACTCATATGGGCCAAATTCGGCTTCGAAATTTCCATAGACCACCTTTAAGAAGATTTAGCCATGGACCGCTTGCTCATCCTGGTCCACATTCTGTCCTGCCATTAATAAAGCATATCAAAAAGAAGGCCAAA CAAAGAGAACAAGAAAGAATTGCGTCTGGCGGAGGCGATGTCTTTTTCATGAGAACTCCTGAAGATTTAACTGGCAAAGATGGTGAATTGGTACTTATTGAATTTTCCGAAGAACATCCCCCGTTGATGAATCAAGTAGGAATGTGTTCCAAGGTGAAAAATTACTACAAGAGGAAGGCAGGCAAAGATCAAGGACCACAGAAATACAAATATGGTGAAACCGCTTATGCCCATACTAGCCCATTTCTTGGAATTCTTACACCTGGTCAAAGTATACAAGCAGTGGAAAATAATATGTATAGAGCGCCAATTTATGAGCACAAAATTCCAGAAACAGATTTCTTAGTTATAAGAACAAG ACAACAATATTATATCAGAGAAATGGATGCTTTATTCGTTGCTGGTCAAGAATGTCCATTATATGAAGTTCCAGGTCCCAATTCAAAGAGAGCTAATAATTTTGTGAGAGATTTTTTACAAGTATTTATATACAGATTATTTTGGAAATCTAATGATACGCCCCGACGTATTAAAATGGATGATATTAAAAAAGCATTTCCTTCGCATAGTGAGAGTAGTATCAGGAAACGTTTGAAACTATGCGCTGATTTTAAAAGAACAG gCATGGATTCAAATTGGTGGGTTATAAAACCCGACTTTAGATTACCAACCGAAGAAGAGATTCGAGCGATGGTGTCTCCGGAGCAATGTTGCGCTTATTTTAGTATGATTGCAGCTGAGCAAAGACTAAAGGATGCTGGTTACGGTGAAAAATTCCTATTTACTCCTCAAGATGACGATGATGAAGAAATGCAATTAAAAATGGATGATGAAGTTAAAGTTGCGCCTTGGAATACGACACGAGCATACATTCAAGCTATGAAAGGTAAATGCCTGCTACAGTTAGCAGGACCAGCTGATCCAACAGGTTGTGGTGAAGGATTTTCCTATGTTCGAGTACCAAATAAACCTACGATTAGTAag GAAGAACAAGAAGCTCAACCAAAAAGGACTGTGACTGGAACTGATGCCGATTTAAGAAGGTTATCATTAAATAACGCAAAAGCGCTACTTCGAAAATTTGGTGTGCCTgaggaagaaattaaaaaattatctcgATGGGAGGTAATCGATGTTGTTAGAACGTTGTCAACAGAAAAAGCTAAAGCTGGAGAAGAGGGCATGACTAAATTTTCACGAGGAAATCGTTTCTCTATAGCTGAGCATCAAGAAAGATACAAAGAAGAATGTCAGAGAATTTTTGATTTACAAAATCGTGTTTTATCTTCTAATGAGGTTTTGAGTACAGATGAAGGCGAGAGTTCTGAAGAAGATAGTTCTGATATAGAAGAGATGGGTAAAAACATAGAAAACATGCTTTCCAACAAAAAAACTAGTACCCAATTATCACTTGAACGAGAGGAACAACAACGACATGAATTACGAAAGATGTTAATGGGTGAAGTTCAAGAACAAGATAAGAAGtctaaagagaaaaagaaggatgACGAAGAGGATAGCCCTGTAAATAACTTTAACTCACAACAGGGTAGAGTTCTTAAAATTTATCGGACATTTAGAAATCCAGAGGGCAAAGAATATACCAGGGTAGAATTAGTAAGGAAGTCTGCGGTAATAGATActtatataaaaattagaaattctaAGGATGAGGCGTTTATTAAACAATTTGCAACATTGGACGAGGCacaaaaagaagaaatgaagagagagaaaagaagaattcAGGAACAACTACGTAGAATTAAACGAAATCAAGAACGTGAACGTATGCTTGGTGGCCCAATGGCAGGAAACAATGCGTCATTGAGTAATATATTCGACCGTAGTAATACCAATACCCCAACCACTACGTCCTCAAACA ATCTCAAACTGAAATGTGGTGCTTGTGGCAATGTAGGTCACATGCGTACGAATAAAGCTTGCCCTTTATATCAGAATAGTATAACTACAGCGCCCGTGAATGTTGCGATGACAgaagaacaagaggaagaaattgAGAAACAGCTTAATACAGATGATCAAGATCTTGTTAATGTAGATGGAACTAAAGTGAAGTTATCGTCCAAATTAATTAAG CATGCTGAAGAAATGAAAAGACGTACGTTACTCTTGAAGGTGCCTAAGGAGGCAGTAAGCTCTAAGAAACGAAGGAGAGCTACCGGAGATGATCATTGTGATTATCTTAAACGACAACAGAGACCGGCTAATAGACGTAGAACAGATCCTGTTGTAGTTATGTCTACAATGCTAGAAAGTATACTTAACGAAATGCGAGATCTACCTGACGTTCAACCTTTTTTATTTCCTGTTAATGCCAAA gcTGTTCctgattattataaaattatacaaagaCCTATGGATTTACAAACCATACGTGAAAATTTAAGATTAAAGAAATATCAAAGCCGAGAAGAATTTTTGGCTGACGTTAATCAGATTGTAGAAAACTCAACTCTGTATAATGGATCAAAGAGTTCATTAACAGTAGCAGCTAAGCGTATGCTGGAAACTTGTGTAGAAAGACTTGGAGAAAAAGAAGATCGTCTGATGAGATTAGAAAAAGCAATTAATCCTCTACTAGATGACAATGACCAAGTTGCTCTTACTTTTATCTTGGACAATGttgtaaataataaattgaaatCTATGACAGAAGCTTGGCCATTCTTGAAACCAGTTAATAAGAAATTAGTGAAAGATTATTATAATGTTATTAAAAGACCTATGGATCTAGAAACTATATCCAAAAAGGTATCTG CGCATAAGTATCATAATCGCCATGAGTTTCTTAGggatattgaacaaattttggAAAATTGTACAGTGTATAACGGAAAGGAATCTCCATTTACGCAGAAAGCAGAATTGCTAGTAAAAGTTTGTAAAGAAACATTAGATGAG TATGATGAACATTTAACACAATTAGAAAATAACATATTATTGGTACAAAAGCGAGCAATGGAGCAAGCAGACATTGATCCTTCATGGCTTGGACCAGATGAGGAAAATTATACCATTGTAGAGCCTGAATTTAGAGGG AGTCAAACAAGTTCGCCAGAAAATCCATTTGGTAAATCGAATATGGATGATTTTGATTTTGTGGATGTGGAAGGCGACATGGAAGGTGATGGTAGTAGAAGCGTAAATTCGAAAAAGAAAGATGTCCTCGAAGAAG ATTTACAGTTCTCTAGCGAAGATGAATTCGATGAGGTTCCATTTGGTACGGATGAACAGTCGGAAAATGCGGAAATGGAAACACTTGAGCTAAATGAAGTTAGAGAAGGTACAGAAAGTGGAGTAGTATTAGCAGATGATGATAGTCAACAAGCAGCGGAAGCTATGGTTCAATTGGGTAATGTCGGTTTTTATATGGCGGACCAACAATTGCTTCAGCAAG ATGAAAGTATGGATGTTGATCCTAATTACGATCCTTCAGACTTCTTGTTAGCTGGTTTGCCAGCAAGAGATGAGAAAAGTGAAAACAAGATACAAGACGACCTTGCTGTCTCTGAAAGCGATGATGATACAGAAAATAAcgcaaaacaaaaacaaaaaacaccACAACAATTACCGCAACCAGAGGAAGATGTTGGTGGTGATCTCTGGTtctaa